A window from Leptospira meyeri encodes these proteins:
- a CDS encoding alkaline phosphatase family protein: MFLVLSNCGWEKDYKRAAYLSMQPDTDLILAPFPFNIFDREARDAITLSHYSKEEIKNILEDHDLSWDELKNQWQLDAEDEHFSKEVNYTSHYTQYFYDTEIPIWIYGPKWIRNGQYSDEINQQHIPSIYGKILDFQFKNTIDVSYLEKIFQNQNVKPEIIVTIVVDQGGRQLYKAHKGAYPFLEDLKNNSAYFKKAKVAHLESHTAVGHMAIGTGAFPRDSKIFSNEIYTYADGKVLHRPVFQGKNKDWDLSEMQVPSFADEWDISKNNEPVIVSQCYAARAAVGMAGHGKLFSQVSKKSTTNPPDNDFVYWQDVKNLSWSTYNDAFLVPKSVQKYNLYQFYLNHKKDISTHFEAKDPIDLIAKIHHFQGSEFQAKMDGALFRDTITETIINTKKDNDGITDLAYVTLKATDAVGHLYGWESKEAEQVLKATDQEIQTIFEFLKSNFGDRFIMVVTADHGAAPMPEISNGLFLSHEQFFSNVNELLPESERTKRSLVKWVAHSQLSLDKDLMQTYQISEEAIIQKIMSIQINDRKFFRKVWKREEIPNLSL; this comes from the coding sequence ATGTTTTTAGTTTTATCCAATTGTGGTTGGGAAAAGGATTATAAACGAGCTGCCTATTTATCGATGCAGCCCGATACAGATTTAATCTTAGCACCATTTCCATTCAATATTTTTGATAGAGAGGCGAGGGACGCAATCACTCTTTCGCATTATTCAAAAGAAGAAATTAAAAATATCTTAGAAGATCATGATTTATCCTGGGACGAGTTAAAGAACCAATGGCAACTGGATGCAGAAGATGAACATTTTTCGAAAGAAGTTAACTACACTTCGCATTACACTCAGTATTTTTATGATACTGAAATTCCGATTTGGATTTACGGACCGAAATGGATCAGAAATGGGCAATACTCAGACGAAATCAACCAACAACACATTCCATCCATTTATGGAAAAATTTTAGATTTTCAATTTAAGAATACAATCGATGTTTCCTATTTGGAAAAAATATTCCAAAATCAAAATGTTAAACCGGAAATCATCGTTACCATTGTTGTGGACCAAGGGGGTAGACAACTATACAAAGCACATAAAGGGGCTTATCCCTTCCTTGAAGATTTAAAAAACAACTCTGCATACTTTAAAAAGGCAAAGGTAGCTCACTTAGAATCGCATACAGCCGTGGGTCATATGGCGATTGGAACCGGAGCCTTTCCTAGAGACTCAAAAATCTTCTCAAATGAAATTTACACATATGCAGATGGAAAAGTTCTCCACAGGCCCGTCTTCCAAGGAAAAAATAAAGATTGGGATTTGAGCGAGATGCAAGTTCCCAGTTTTGCTGATGAATGGGATATATCAAAGAATAATGAACCTGTAATCGTAAGCCAGTGTTATGCGGCTAGGGCAGCAGTGGGTATGGCAGGACATGGAAAACTTTTTTCCCAAGTTTCAAAAAAATCTACAACAAACCCTCCTGATAATGATTTTGTTTATTGGCAAGACGTGAAAAATTTATCATGGTCAACCTATAACGATGCTTTCCTTGTTCCTAAATCAGTGCAAAAGTATAACTTGTACCAATTCTATTTGAATCATAAAAAAGACATCTCCACACATTTTGAAGCCAAAGATCCGATCGATTTAATCGCAAAAATCCACCACTTCCAAGGATCAGAATTTCAGGCAAAAATGGATGGTGCCCTCTTTCGAGACACCATTACAGAAACTATCATCAACACGAAAAAAGATAATGATGGAATTACCGATCTTGCGTATGTAACCTTGAAGGCTACGGATGCTGTAGGGCATTTATATGGATGGGAATCAAAAGAAGCAGAGCAAGTTTTAAAGGCTACGGATCAAGAAATTCAAACTATATTTGAATTTCTTAAATCTAATTTTGGTGATCGCTTCATTATGGTAGTAACAGCTGACCATGGAGCTGCACCTATGCCTGAAATTTCCAATGGCCTTTTCTTAAGTCATGAACAATTTTTTTCTAACGTGAATGAACTGCTACCAGAGTCTGAAAGAACAAAACGTTCTCTTGTAAAATGGGTGGCTCATTCTCAACTATCTTTGGACAAAGATCTGATGCAAACGTATCAGATTAGTGAAGAAGCCATCATTCAAAAGATCATGTCCATCCAGATAAATGATCGAAAGTTTTTTAGAAAGGTTTGGAAACGGGAAGAAATCCCGAATCTATCTTTATAA
- a CDS encoding CapA family protein produces MTKIFRFMFFGFITIPFLSCYTLPDVYFTRQVRIKVVGDLMCHNSQISSYYFSKTKEYDSSSSFEFVSNSLQDADLTLGNLETTITNDPNEFTGYPRFGSPIGYLTGIRKSGFDILSTANNHSADKGAFGIDYTIDSVNQMGMVPIGTFKSHSDYLERKDFFIEVNGIKIAIYNYTYSTNGIPVKNDRIVRLLNEKQIQDDVSFAKENGIQFVILWYHYGTEYEEKPDKWQTKWVQIGFDAGADIILGGHPHVVQRIDQFQEDKNGEDRLVAYSLGNFLSAQNRENTDGGIILSFSLEINSQNQKRIKNVSTDSVWIYPHGYKIIPIAKYTQKQIPIKLPKHLEKRMFSYEAHLKKIPGLTF; encoded by the coding sequence ATGACTAAAATATTTCGCTTTATGTTTTTTGGATTTATCACTATTCCCTTCCTATCTTGTTACACTCTTCCCGATGTTTACTTTACTAGGCAAGTGAGAATTAAAGTTGTTGGAGATCTCATGTGCCATAACTCGCAAATCTCCTCTTATTATTTTTCAAAGACAAAAGAGTATGACTCGAGCAGTAGTTTCGAATTCGTTTCAAATTCATTACAAGATGCTGATTTAACATTAGGGAATTTAGAAACAACTATAACAAATGATCCTAATGAATTTACCGGATATCCTAGATTTGGATCGCCGATCGGTTATTTAACAGGAATCAGAAAATCAGGATTTGATATTTTGTCGACAGCGAACAATCATTCTGCGGATAAAGGAGCCTTCGGAATTGATTATACCATTGACTCCGTAAATCAAATGGGAATGGTTCCCATTGGAACTTTCAAATCGCATTCGGATTATCTAGAACGAAAAGATTTTTTTATTGAAGTGAACGGAATCAAAATTGCGATTTATAATTATACATATTCCACAAATGGAATTCCCGTCAAAAATGATCGAATCGTTCGGCTTTTGAATGAAAAACAAATTCAGGACGATGTGAGTTTTGCCAAAGAAAATGGAATTCAATTTGTCATCCTTTGGTATCATTATGGAACTGAGTATGAAGAAAAACCGGACAAGTGGCAAACAAAATGGGTTCAGATTGGATTCGACGCTGGTGCTGATATCATCCTGGGGGGGCATCCTCACGTAGTACAAAGAATCGATCAATTTCAGGAAGATAAAAATGGAGAGGATCGACTCGTTGCCTATTCCCTTGGAAATTTTTTGTCCGCACAAAATAGAGAAAACACCGATGGTGGGATCATTTTATCTTTTTCATTAGAGATAAATTCACAAAATCAAAAACGTATTAAAAATGTAAGCACAGATTCCGTTTGGATCTACCCTCACGGATATAAAATCATACCCATTGCCAAATATACGCAAAAACAAATTCCAATCAAACTCCCGAAACATTTAGAAAAAAGAATGTTTAGTTATGAAGCTCATCTTAAAAAAATTCCCGGTCTTACTTTTTAA
- a CDS encoding L-threonylcarbamoyladenylate synthase → MILYLHPENPEVRKLKQISERLKDGAVFIFPTDTVYAIIADAHSKLGVEKIYAIRKLPKDKPLSLMCKDISMASNFIEYLPNSAYRLMKRVTPGPFTFVLKANKNLPKPSVAHHKDKQIGIRIPDHIYLSELLKIHDSPLTSTSAFCDDEFIIDIDDLESIYGNQVDGIVDGGIVKMELSTILQINDDSIDLIREGKGYDLISEEISS, encoded by the coding sequence ATGATTCTATACCTCCATCCAGAAAATCCTGAAGTCAGAAAACTCAAACAAATTTCAGAAAGGTTGAAGGATGGAGCAGTATTTATTTTTCCCACTGATACTGTTTATGCGATCATTGCAGATGCACACTCCAAACTAGGTGTTGAGAAAATATACGCAATTCGTAAACTTCCCAAAGACAAACCACTTTCTTTGATGTGCAAAGACATTTCTATGGCATCGAATTTCATTGAGTATTTACCAAATTCAGCCTACCGTCTGATGAAACGAGTGACACCTGGTCCTTTTACCTTTGTTTTAAAGGCCAATAAAAATCTGCCAAAACCTTCTGTGGCGCATCATAAAGACAAACAAATTGGAATTCGGATTCCTGATCATATTTACCTTAGTGAACTTTTAAAAATCCATGATTCTCCTCTTACATCCACCTCTGCTTTTTGTGATGATGAGTTCATCATCGATATTGATGATTTAGAATCCATTTATGGTAACCAAGTGGACGGGATTGTAGATGGTGGGATTGTAAAAATGGAACTATCAACCATCTTACAAATCAATGACGACTCAATCGATTTGATTCGGGAAGGTAAAGGTTATGATCTTATTTCTGAAGAAATTTCTAGTTAG
- a CDS encoding SDR family NAD(P)-dependent oxidoreductase, with protein MSLFDVKGKSILITGASRGIGKTLALGFRDAGAIVYGAGSRPESIEWMAKEGINGVVLDVRNEGAAFDIIGQIKAKHGRLDTLINNAGIATNTPASGFKEEELQNIVQTNYVGVFRNCQAYYKHHKKEGGNIINVASVLGMVGSKLASVYSGTKGAVITLSKALAIEWCNNGYRVNVICPGLIDTEMTDMIKDKEFIMKQVLAGIPMGRLGKPEELLGAAIYLASDSSSYMTGQCLVLDGGLTAQ; from the coding sequence ATGAGTTTATTTGATGTAAAAGGAAAATCAATTTTGATCACCGGAGCCAGTCGAGGTATCGGCAAAACATTAGCTCTCGGGTTTAGAGACGCAGGTGCCATTGTTTATGGGGCAGGTTCCCGACCAGAATCCATCGAATGGATGGCCAAAGAAGGTATTAATGGCGTTGTATTGGATGTTCGTAATGAAGGTGCCGCATTTGATATCATTGGCCAAATCAAAGCAAAACATGGAAGGCTCGATACACTCATCAACAATGCTGGAATTGCAACGAATACTCCTGCTTCTGGATTCAAAGAAGAGGAATTACAAAATATAGTTCAGACAAACTATGTGGGTGTTTTTCGCAATTGCCAAGCGTATTACAAACACCATAAAAAAGAAGGTGGAAACATCATCAATGTGGCTTCAGTTCTAGGAATGGTGGGAAGTAAACTTGCTTCTGTGTATTCCGGGACCAAGGGAGCTGTCATTACTTTATCGAAAGCCCTTGCTATTGAGTGGTGCAATAACGGTTACCGAGTGAATGTGATTTGTCCTGGTCTTATCGATACCGAAATGACCGATATGATCAAAGACAAAGAATTCATCATGAAACAAGTGCTTGCTGGAATTCCTATGGGTCGACTTGGAAAACCAGAAGAATTACTAGGTGCGGCGATATATTTAGCTTCTGATTCTTCTTCTTATATGACGGGTCAGTGTCTTGTTCTCGATGGGGGACTTACAGCACAATAA
- a CDS encoding Maf family protein: protein MFILRSTSPRRIQILTDLGFLFQVAPANIDESQKKDEPALQYLERMVHSKLGINGDPNNLYLAADTIVVFENEILHKPVDLEDSVRILKTLSGKKHSVFSGAGLQIGSKVDFFYEETVIEFKDWNEVEIRDYILRCQPFDKAGSYGIQDTNGPVATKLGSYTNVMGFPLRSFLARSSTWLPYWEGSFMRRG from the coding sequence TTGTTTATACTCAGATCGACATCACCAAGACGGATCCAAATACTCACCGACCTTGGTTTTTTATTCCAAGTAGCACCAGCAAACATTGACGAGTCTCAAAAGAAGGACGAACCGGCGCTTCAGTATTTAGAACGAATGGTTCACTCAAAATTAGGAATCAATGGAGACCCTAACAACCTCTACTTGGCCGCTGATACCATAGTCGTATTTGAAAATGAAATTTTACACAAACCAGTCGACCTGGAAGATTCCGTTCGTATCCTCAAAACACTCTCAGGGAAAAAACATTCCGTATTTTCTGGGGCCGGTTTGCAAATTGGATCGAAGGTTGATTTTTTCTACGAGGAAACTGTAATCGAATTTAAAGATTGGAATGAGGTAGAAATTCGAGATTATATTTTGAGATGCCAACCTTTTGATAAAGCAGGTTCTTATGGAATTCAGGATACAAACGGGCCGGTTGCGACAAAACTTGGATCGTATACAAATGTGATGGGATTTCCCCTCCGAAGTTTTTTAGCTCGTTCTTCGACGTGGTTGCCTTATTGGGAAGGCTCTTTTATGCGTAGAGGTTGA
- the holA gene encoding DNA polymerase III subunit delta, whose product METKKSQAREFSSLFQLFKTQTSNPPQFFAYTGEDSYEFELIIDHYKEALSKSAGEYEIILIVSESGEQAKLFAELFTPDMFYPRKLIIVKQAAALFKPILDTKATQEWKDFASGFRKNITSVSDEIFLIVHYDGKDIPQSLIQLFQGTLNYYKTKFLYPSDYPKVFKEVCDQEQVHFEPNAADEFIHRIPANVGAYLKSVKKLKQYLHRSKFTIEDVNSVLFSQNELNTNVLVETLIQKRKVDFFKEFTKFSDQNSEILSFLTRLSYKLDEIRKIKVIRARHNGEVPIPIMDELLKTGSYSDARKNFVRRQLVSDSALFTDKILDLFYDQVIEMNIKFKSGLRDEEGRNYFLQKIMHLFSLLQERSSK is encoded by the coding sequence ATGGAAACAAAAAAATCGCAAGCGAGAGAATTTAGCTCTCTTTTCCAACTATTCAAAACTCAGACAAGTAACCCCCCACAATTTTTTGCCTATACGGGAGAGGATTCCTATGAATTTGAACTCATCATCGATCATTACAAAGAAGCGCTTTCTAAATCTGCAGGGGAATACGAAATCATTCTGATCGTATCTGAATCAGGAGAGCAGGCAAAACTTTTTGCTGAACTTTTCACTCCTGATATGTTTTATCCAAGAAAACTTATCATTGTCAAACAAGCTGCTGCTCTTTTTAAACCCATACTCGATACAAAGGCGACACAAGAATGGAAAGACTTTGCTTCAGGTTTTCGAAAAAACATAACCTCTGTTTCTGATGAAATTTTTCTCATTGTCCATTACGATGGAAAAGACATTCCTCAAAGTTTAATCCAACTCTTTCAAGGTACCTTAAACTATTACAAAACCAAGTTTTTATATCCAAGTGATTATCCTAAAGTATTCAAAGAAGTTTGTGACCAAGAACAAGTGCACTTTGAACCAAATGCAGCCGATGAATTCATTCATCGAATTCCTGCAAATGTCGGAGCTTATCTTAAAAGCGTAAAAAAACTCAAACAATACTTACATCGTTCCAAATTTACAATCGAAGATGTTAATTCAGTTCTCTTTAGTCAAAATGAACTGAATACCAATGTACTTGTAGAAACTTTGATTCAAAAACGAAAGGTTGATTTTTTTAAAGAGTTCACAAAGTTTAGTGACCAGAACTCTGAAATCCTCAGTTTCCTAACCAGACTCAGTTACAAACTGGATGAAATTCGTAAAATCAAAGTCATTCGAGCAAGGCACAATGGCGAAGTACCCATTCCCATTATGGATGAACTATTAAAAACTGGAAGTTATTCTGATGCGAGAAAAAATTTCGTAAGAAGGCAATTGGTTTCTGATTCGGCTTTATTTACAGATAAAATTTTAGATTTGTTTTATGACCAAGTAATTGAGATGAATATCAAATTCAAATCAGGTCTTCGCGACGAAGAAGGAAGGAATTATTTTTTACAGAAAATTATGCACCTCTTCTCTTTACTTCAAGAAAGATCTTCCAAATGA
- a CDS encoding helix-turn-helix domain-containing protein, translating into MSSKKSKETSKWISGGSDIQKIRNQWIETSNSKLPMLVIGDRGVGKSFWIQKSLEQKNISPNTIISLDFSYPFPFTDSLEKIKSCKQIVTILIDRMTKAKPEEVLLLQQWWKSEKYEEKSKVNLYWEIHSEELEILNQKNVYADFYDQLKSFRFELPNLKKRISELPLFVSQFLEEANGDLGKKITGMEEEFFVFFKNKTFASNLSELRDMIFALVGFSSGKQLHWKQIPSHFFENNLSELEVKPGISLENYEKEIIKANLIYTKGNREKAAKLLGISERNLYRKLHEYHLEDLS; encoded by the coding sequence GTGTCATCAAAAAAAAGTAAAGAAACTTCAAAATGGATTTCTGGTGGATCCGATATACAAAAGATTCGCAATCAATGGATCGAAACTTCTAATTCCAAATTACCAATGTTAGTCATTGGAGATAGAGGTGTTGGGAAAAGTTTTTGGATTCAAAAGAGTTTAGAACAAAAAAATATATCTCCAAACACAATCATAAGTTTGGATTTTTCCTATCCATTTCCATTTACGGATTCCTTGGAAAAAATCAAATCTTGCAAACAGATTGTTACCATTTTGATTGATCGTATGACAAAGGCCAAACCAGAAGAAGTTTTGTTATTACAACAATGGTGGAAGTCTGAAAAATACGAAGAAAAATCTAAAGTAAACTTGTATTGGGAAATTCATTCTGAGGAACTAGAAATTCTAAATCAAAAGAATGTGTATGCAGATTTTTATGATCAGTTGAAGTCATTTCGGTTTGAACTACCCAATCTGAAAAAAAGAATTTCTGAATTACCGTTATTTGTTTCTCAGTTTTTAGAAGAGGCAAACGGTGATCTTGGTAAAAAGATTACAGGTATGGAAGAAGAGTTTTTTGTTTTTTTTAAAAACAAAACATTTGCCTCAAATCTTTCTGAACTACGAGATATGATCTTTGCGCTTGTTGGATTTTCTTCTGGTAAACAACTACATTGGAAACAGATTCCTTCTCATTTTTTTGAAAACAACTTAAGTGAATTAGAAGTTAAACCTGGAATCAGTTTGGAAAATTATGAAAAAGAAATCATAAAAGCGAATTTAATTTATACAAAAGGAAACAGAGAAAAGGCGGCCAAACTTTTAGGAATCTCTGAAAGGAATTTGTACCGCAAATTACATGAATATCATTTGGAAGATCTTTCTTGA
- a CDS encoding LIC10012 family protein: protein MSRRPLRIPSALILIFIAFFPEFIIGKEISILPAYISGEVPPVLGSRREAGFELSRLSRHYIKRNFFTEVTDPKLVENYLNESEWNEESELKDQDLFSYCTEWDSHFVVQDQIDFGNPILVKTVIFNCKNQTRQTIQSKLISNFVLAYEKHNEKSFRFLPPRFYEKKNKIAPNYEINLFVDIHSSYAYYKKDILKSLASLYDQDGLFLGVTLVKKDKIVTIPPTKEHNEIKKLMEETGWQGNNQSESIVSALQGLKSKISSGKKESRKLFLLLSSAVKEKSGSIIMALNDLRHMEIEPVLLVPNHSELSTIRELQRIGKASNSRVVGITEYQKIGTSEGYEYLYLNQFNVYSSIEELQMPFNWNQNQVKKFDASLVRAAVDVITPYNLYLAYEKISDKRVLEKEEIKTDLEFILRTESNTDQTEKDRFQTVLVESKGEAIWIQLPYDVVVTKGKEYLIQTTFVLDPLSTWGVKNAPAETNLLKINTTYPKTLMVKPSQAKKFLDTNKIREFNGYLQGTVSVIKKK from the coding sequence ATGTCTCGCCGCCCCCTCCGAATTCCCTCTGCATTGATTTTGATTTTTATTGCGTTCTTTCCCGAATTTATTATCGGGAAAGAAATTTCTATCCTTCCAGCGTACATTTCAGGAGAAGTTCCACCAGTACTAGGATCAAGACGAGAAGCGGGGTTCGAATTGTCCCGTCTTTCACGACACTATATCAAACGAAATTTTTTTACTGAAGTTACCGATCCGAAACTTGTTGAAAATTATTTAAATGAATCAGAATGGAACGAAGAAAGCGAACTAAAAGACCAGGATCTATTTTCTTACTGTACGGAGTGGGATTCTCATTTTGTAGTCCAAGATCAAATTGATTTCGGAAATCCGATCCTTGTAAAAACGGTTATTTTTAACTGCAAAAATCAAACAAGGCAAACCATTCAATCCAAACTCATATCAAATTTTGTTTTGGCATACGAAAAACATAATGAAAAAAGTTTTCGATTTTTGCCACCTAGGTTTTATGAAAAGAAGAATAAGATTGCTCCTAATTATGAAATTAATCTTTTTGTAGACATTCATTCTTCGTATGCTTATTACAAAAAAGATATTCTAAAGAGTTTGGCCTCTTTGTATGATCAGGACGGACTGTTCTTAGGTGTGACACTTGTAAAGAAAGATAAAATTGTCACCATCCCGCCAACAAAAGAACATAATGAAATCAAAAAATTAATGGAAGAGACAGGTTGGCAAGGAAACAACCAATCCGAATCGATTGTATCCGCATTACAAGGATTAAAGTCTAAAATTTCCTCTGGGAAAAAAGAATCAAGAAAACTTTTTTTGCTTCTATCTTCCGCCGTGAAGGAAAAATCCGGATCGATTATCATGGCATTGAACGATTTACGACATATGGAAATTGAACCAGTTTTATTGGTTCCCAATCACTCTGAACTAAGCACAATCAGAGAATTACAAAGGATAGGTAAAGCCAGTAATAGTAGAGTTGTAGGAATTACAGAATACCAAAAAATCGGTACATCAGAAGGATATGAATACCTTTATTTAAACCAATTCAATGTATATTCCTCTATAGAAGAGTTACAAATGCCTTTCAATTGGAACCAGAACCAGGTTAAAAAGTTTGATGCTTCTTTGGTTCGTGCTGCAGTCGATGTGATCACTCCGTACAACTTGTATCTTGCTTATGAAAAAATATCTGATAAACGTGTCTTGGAAAAGGAAGAAATCAAAACAGATTTAGAATTTATACTTCGAACAGAATCCAATACAGACCAAACGGAAAAAGATAGATTCCAAACAGTTCTTGTAGAATCAAAAGGAGAAGCTATTTGGATCCAGTTGCCTTATGATGTGGTTGTGACAAAAGGAAAAGAGTATTTGATCCAAACAACATTTGTTCTTGATCCTCTCTCTACATGGGGGGTGAAAAATGCTCCTGCTGAAACAAATTTATTAAAGATCAATACAACGTATCCAAAGACTCTTATGGTAAAACCTTCCCAGGCAAAAAAGTTTTTAGATACAAATAAAATTAGAGAATTCAATGGTTATTTACAAGGGACAGTGAGTGTCATCAAAAAAAAGTAA
- a CDS encoding lipoprotein LipL21, whose amino-acid sequence MKKSLIVCASLIAFVVSCGSNDGGRRDATTVGKNGWIFEGWACAPDAAAAKRGESPAEYCKGKEKEFDYLYMKFSARASDKAIKANSVAMKQSTCREAARLQVAGDGLKKILGEYLEQASGVSDGQSTGSVIVSESKGIIKGVGVYDCCSLNNETGICANVGEPETWEECQCVGYLRYAGGQKALEAKATAAQ is encoded by the coding sequence ATGAAGAAATCGCTTATCGTATGTGCCTCTCTAATCGCATTTGTTGTATCTTGCGGATCCAATGATGGAGGCAGAAGAGACGCTACGACCGTAGGTAAAAATGGTTGGATTTTTGAAGGTTGGGCTTGTGCACCTGATGCCGCTGCTGCAAAACGTGGCGAGAGCCCTGCTGAATATTGCAAAGGGAAAGAGAAAGAATTCGATTATCTTTACATGAAATTTTCTGCACGTGCTTCTGACAAAGCAATCAAAGCTAACTCAGTTGCTATGAAACAATCCACTTGCCGTGAAGCAGCTCGTCTTCAAGTTGCTGGTGATGGTTTGAAAAAAATATTAGGTGAATATTTAGAACAAGCTTCTGGCGTATCTGATGGTCAATCTACAGGTTCCGTAATTGTTTCTGAATCAAAAGGTATCATCAAAGGAGTTGGAGTTTACGACTGCTGCTCTCTTAACAACGAAACAGGAATTTGCGCAAACGTTGGCGAGCCTGAGACTTGGGAAGAATGTCAGTGCGTTGGATACCTCAGATATGCAGGTGGACAAAAAGCTCTTGAAGCAAAGGCAACTGCAGCTCAGTAA
- a CDS encoding PilZ domain-containing protein: protein MADSKQSIFSDSYSKYGGVKQKRKDARVKLDVPCTVELVKSKNTPVTGHLSDLGTGGLAFQTTAIFYEGDQVKVQFSLHQNPLEIIGTVHRTAGKTTSVIFQPLAAAEHKVVQEFIHKHYFDPKLKK from the coding sequence ATGGCAGATTCAAAACAGTCAATATTCTCGGATAGTTATAGTAAATATGGTGGCGTGAAACAGAAACGTAAAGATGCACGTGTGAAGTTAGATGTTCCTTGCACAGTGGAACTAGTGAAATCAAAAAACACACCCGTGACTGGACATCTCTCCGATTTAGGAACAGGTGGTCTTGCATTCCAAACAACTGCAATTTTTTATGAAGGGGACCAAGTGAAGGTTCAATTTTCGCTCCACCAAAATCCGTTAGAAATTATTGGAACAGTACACCGAACCGCTGGTAAAACTACTTCAGTCATTTTCCAACCTTTGGCTGCTGCAGAACACAAAGTAGTTCAGGAGTTTATCCATAAACACTACTTTGATCCAAAACTTAAAAAATAA
- a CDS encoding tRNA dihydrouridine synthase, protein MVTIGGVTIKGDVVLSPMAGISDSPYRQITRRFGSSFAYTEFVSTEQLLMGNTKSLDMFRYLETERPIFFQIFGSDLETVVNASEIAASKKPDVIDLNMGCSVAKVSHHGSGAGLLRNVRLAGAMIEGIRKKTGLPVTAKIRLGWDSNSLNYLETVKVLEGSGVSAISVHGRTKAMAYTGFADWNAIGEIKSKAKVPIFGNGDVASFSEAMFKKKKYGVDLVLIGRRAIGNPWIFSETPKEKIDWVQIKGVILEHLNLMLNFYPSDDDYALVLFRKHFIRYIENTGFPDGIKRELLTITNVNQFIDKLESVKIDSKFLETSEIENESINCETFVSLA, encoded by the coding sequence ATGGTTACCATCGGGGGAGTGACAATCAAAGGTGATGTTGTTCTTTCTCCGATGGCTGGTATTTCTGATAGTCCGTATCGACAAATCACAAGGCGGTTTGGTTCCTCTTTTGCTTATACGGAATTTGTTTCCACAGAACAATTGCTAATGGGCAATACAAAGTCATTGGATATGTTTCGTTATTTAGAAACAGAACGACCCATTTTTTTTCAAATTTTCGGATCGGATTTAGAAACGGTAGTCAATGCTTCAGAAATTGCGGCTTCCAAAAAACCAGATGTGATCGATTTGAATATGGGCTGTTCGGTGGCAAAAGTTTCCCACCACGGATCAGGGGCAGGTCTTTTACGAAATGTTCGTTTGGCTGGTGCTATGATTGAAGGGATTCGAAAAAAAACCGGTCTACCAGTGACTGCAAAGATTCGTCTTGGTTGGGATTCCAATTCCTTAAACTATTTAGAAACAGTCAAAGTATTAGAAGGATCTGGTGTATCAGCCATTTCCGTTCATGGTAGAACTAAGGCAATGGCGTATACTGGCTTTGCTGATTGGAATGCAATTGGTGAAATTAAATCAAAAGCGAAAGTTCCTATTTTTGGAAACGGGGATGTGGCCAGTTTTTCTGAAGCGATGTTTAAGAAAAAAAAATACGGTGTCGATCTTGTATTAATTGGTCGTAGAGCCATTGGAAATCCTTGGATTTTTTCTGAAACTCCCAAGGAAAAAATCGATTGGGTTCAAATAAAGGGAGTCATCTTAGAACACTTAAATCTGATGTTAAATTTTTATCCTTCAGATGATGATTATGCTTTGGTACTTTTTCGAAAGCACTTTATACGATATATAGAAAATACTGGATTCCCAGATGGCATCAAAAGAGAACTTTTAACAATCACAAATGTGAATCAATTTATAGATAAATTGGAATCCGTAAAAATAGATTCTAAGTTTTTGGAAACAAGCGAAATAGAAAACGAGAGTATAAACTGTGAAACGTTTGTTAGTCTCGCGTAA